The following proteins come from a genomic window of Streptomyces sp. Sge12:
- a CDS encoding DUF1330 domain-containing protein yields the protein MPAYGFAHLRSRRNHSDVIEYLERIQATLDPFAGRFVIHGPPAEVVEGAWPGSMVLIEFPGLAEARAWYDSPAYRAILHLRTDHIEGDLLLIEGVGPDYHPAERARTLQAEAGRARRTP from the coding sequence ATGCCCGCTTACGGATTCGCCCATCTCCGCAGCCGCCGCAATCACTCCGACGTCATCGAGTACCTGGAGCGCATCCAGGCGACCCTCGACCCCTTCGCGGGCCGCTTCGTCATCCACGGTCCGCCCGCCGAAGTCGTGGAGGGCGCGTGGCCCGGCAGCATGGTGCTGATCGAGTTCCCCGGCCTGGCCGAGGCCCGCGCCTGGTACGACTCTCCGGCCTACCGGGCCATCCTCCACCTGCGGACCGACCACATCGAGGGCGACCTCCTGCTGATCGAGGGCGTCGGGCCGGACTACCACCCGGCCGAACGGGCCCGCACGCTGCAGGCGGAAGCCGGCCGGGCGAGGCGTACTCCATGA
- a CDS encoding siderophore-interacting protein, giving the protein MAVSKGWEGVVLKLMRGKDFTFTVTGAEDLTEDYRRVSFTDGGLLAAAGESLHPTMWVRVWFQGAGKPHQRAYTLVDPDPQAGTFSFEFALHDGVASAWARDAKPGDTVDATVQGTGFTAPEPAPQRLLVIGDAASLPAINSLLDTYPQTPATIWFETQHDSDAQLPMRVEQGRHDIRRVRRDGTALADRVRSELPELVGDPESAYVWLACDTVTTRALTAYLRKELALPKHRVNALGYWRPGA; this is encoded by the coding sequence ATGGCTGTCAGCAAGGGCTGGGAGGGCGTGGTCCTCAAGCTCATGCGGGGCAAGGACTTCACGTTCACGGTCACGGGAGCGGAAGACCTTACGGAGGACTACCGCCGGGTGAGCTTCACGGACGGCGGGCTGCTGGCGGCCGCCGGCGAGTCGCTGCATCCGACGATGTGGGTGCGCGTCTGGTTCCAGGGTGCGGGCAAGCCGCACCAGCGGGCCTACACGCTCGTGGACCCGGACCCGCAAGCGGGCACCTTCAGCTTCGAGTTCGCCCTGCACGACGGCGTCGCCAGTGCCTGGGCGCGCGACGCCAAGCCCGGCGACACGGTCGACGCGACCGTCCAGGGCACCGGCTTCACCGCCCCGGAGCCCGCTCCGCAGCGGCTGCTCGTCATCGGGGACGCCGCGTCCCTGCCGGCGATCAACTCGCTGCTGGACACGTACCCGCAGACGCCGGCGACGATCTGGTTCGAGACGCAGCACGACTCGGACGCGCAGCTGCCGATGCGCGTGGAGCAGGGCCGGCACGACATCCGCCGGGTGCGGCGCGACGGCACGGCGCTGGCCGACCGGGTGCGGTCCGAACTCCCCGAACTGGTCGGGGACCCGGAGTCGGCGTACGTGTGGCTGGCGTGCGACACGGTGACGACGCGCGCCCTGACGGCGTACCTGCGCAAGGAACTCGCGCTGCCCAAGCACCGGGTGAACGCGCTGGGCTACTGGCGGCCGGGGGCCTGA
- a CDS encoding penicillin acylase family protein, which yields METPESYGVHRDQWGIPHLRAADELGLVHAQGRVTAYDRAWQLEVERHRAEGSSASFLGADSVTWDRFARQSRLADTARRCYEAMEADDPATAAWVGAYVDGVNDGLAAGAARDERFARTGLTPSPWEPWVPLAIWIATHILFAGFATKLWRERVARALGDEAVTLFATDGPGTAGSNGWLVPGDRTTSGSAIIAGDPHRFIEDPGVYQQIRLACPDYDVLGLAVPGVPGLGHFGHTGTAAWAITNAMSDYQDLYVEQLRRSADGAVEALGADGAWEPVTRHTETITVSGGEDVEVEILETPRGPVIIHADGDLGADADAEAHADGSAQTLSLRYPPRVRRDLGFAALPALLRARTVADIDRAFDDWAEPVNVVHAADTEGGLLHRVAGAVPLRHRTNRLRPVPAWDPQHAWQGWAPTPAEPVQGFAVMANARGIASPLGVEFAPPHRANRIRELLSGSADWSPKAMADVHRDTHLASAAPLLALLPGFEDLTPAAQALRTRLLAWDRHMAADSTDATVFSAFRSATVRRFAADPVFEGLWGAPTGPDVFHPWLYLVPKVGYALEGLLTTSLVPGLDRAAHVRAALEETAAAGTPDTPWSEVHRLTPWQAVPDPEATQWPGLGGDHDCVNATSTVPGFTDLTARASAARYVWDLARREDSLWAVPLGADGVTGSPHHRDQLPLWARCELVPVVTDWSRLAKESI from the coding sequence GTGGAGACCCCGGAATCCTACGGTGTCCACCGCGACCAGTGGGGCATCCCCCACCTCCGCGCCGCCGACGAACTCGGCCTCGTCCACGCCCAGGGCCGCGTGACCGCCTACGACCGCGCCTGGCAACTGGAGGTCGAACGGCACCGGGCCGAGGGTTCCAGTGCCTCCTTCCTCGGTGCGGACTCCGTCACCTGGGACCGCTTCGCCCGCCAGTCCCGGCTGGCCGACACCGCCCGCCGCTGCTACGAGGCCATGGAGGCCGACGACCCGGCCACCGCCGCCTGGGTCGGTGCGTACGTGGACGGCGTCAACGACGGGCTCGCCGCCGGCGCCGCCCGCGACGAGCGCTTCGCGCGCACCGGCCTGACCCCCTCCCCCTGGGAGCCGTGGGTGCCGCTCGCCATCTGGATCGCCACGCACATCCTGTTCGCCGGCTTCGCCACCAAGCTGTGGCGCGAGCGCGTCGCCCGCGCCCTCGGCGACGAGGCGGTCACCCTCTTCGCCACCGACGGCCCCGGCACCGCCGGCAGCAACGGCTGGCTGGTGCCGGGCGACCGCACCACCTCCGGCTCGGCGATCATCGCGGGCGACCCGCACCGGTTCATCGAGGACCCGGGCGTCTACCAGCAGATACGTCTCGCCTGCCCGGACTACGACGTCCTCGGCCTCGCCGTCCCCGGTGTTCCCGGCCTCGGCCACTTCGGCCACACCGGCACCGCCGCCTGGGCGATCACCAACGCGATGTCCGACTACCAGGACCTGTACGTCGAGCAGTTGCGCCGCAGTGCCGACGGCGCCGTCGAGGCCCTCGGCGCGGACGGCGCCTGGGAGCCCGTCACCCGCCACACCGAGACCATCACCGTCTCCGGCGGCGAGGACGTCGAGGTGGAGATCCTGGAGACCCCCCGCGGTCCCGTGATCATCCACGCGGACGGCGACCTCGGGGCCGACGCCGACGCCGAGGCGCACGCCGACGGCAGCGCCCAGACCCTCTCCCTGCGCTACCCGCCCCGGGTCCGCCGGGACCTCGGCTTCGCCGCCCTCCCCGCGCTCCTGCGCGCCCGCACCGTCGCCGACATCGACCGCGCCTTCGACGACTGGGCCGAGCCGGTCAACGTCGTCCACGCCGCCGACACCGAGGGCGGGCTGCTGCACCGCGTCGCGGGCGCCGTACCGCTGCGCCACCGCACCAACCGGCTGCGCCCCGTGCCCGCCTGGGACCCGCAGCACGCCTGGCAGGGCTGGGCCCCGACCCCCGCCGAGCCGGTGCAGGGCTTCGCCGTCATGGCCAACGCGCGCGGGATCGCCTCCCCCCTCGGCGTGGAGTTCGCTCCCCCGCACCGCGCCAACCGCATCCGCGAGCTGCTCAGCGGCTCCGCGGACTGGTCCCCGAAGGCGATGGCCGACGTACACCGGGACACGCACCTGGCCTCGGCCGCACCCCTGCTCGCGCTGCTGCCCGGCTTCGAGGACCTGACCCCGGCGGCGCAGGCGCTGCGTACCCGGCTGCTGGCCTGGGACCGGCACATGGCGGCCGACAGCACCGACGCCACCGTCTTCTCGGCGTTCCGCAGCGCGACCGTACGCCGCTTCGCCGCCGACCCGGTCTTCGAGGGGCTGTGGGGCGCGCCCACCGGCCCGGACGTCTTCCACCCGTGGCTGTACCTGGTCCCGAAGGTCGGCTACGCCCTCGAAGGGCTGCTCACCACCTCCCTCGTGCCCGGCCTCGACCGTGCGGCGCACGTCCGGGCCGCGCTGGAGGAGACGGCCGCGGCCGGCACCCCCGACACCCCCTGGTCCGAGGTGCACCGCCTGACCCCCTGGCAGGCCGTGCCCGACCCGGAGGCCACGCAGTGGCCCGGTCTCGGCGGCGACCACGACTGCGTGAACGCCACCTCCACCGTCCCCGGTTTCACCGACCTCACCGCCCGCGCGTCGGCCGCCCGTTACGTATGGGACCTCGCCCGCCGCGAGGACAGCCTCTGGGCGGTCCCGCTGGGCGCGGACGGTGTCACCGGCTCCCCCCACCACCGCGACCAGCTGCCCCTGTGGGCCCGGTGCGAACTCGTCCCCGTCGTCACCGACTGGTCCCGTCTCGCCAAGGAATCGATATGA
- a CDS encoding GNAT family N-acetyltransferase: protein MTIDLDELMKVRAHFDAEVREGAQADAPHASVERAGAVVRHSVSGLGWNGVLWSDLDEETADAEIAAQVAFFEGRGAPEFEWKLYGHDRPADLGDRLRAAGFVPEPPETLMVGLTSELAKLPVEPPEGITLRVVTDEAGVDLMMEVHAGAFGTERPRIREQLLSRLREEPETIAAVLAMAGDTPVSAARMEMRPGKAFAGLWGGGTVPQWRGRGIYRLLVAHRARVAAELGIPYLQVDASDDSRPILERLGFGVLGVTVPYLWTAAS, encoded by the coding sequence ATGACGATCGATCTTGATGAACTGATGAAGGTGCGGGCCCACTTCGACGCCGAGGTGCGCGAGGGTGCACAGGCGGACGCCCCGCACGCGAGCGTGGAGCGCGCGGGAGCCGTCGTACGGCACTCGGTGTCCGGGCTCGGGTGGAACGGCGTGCTGTGGTCGGACCTCGACGAGGAGACGGCGGACGCGGAGATTGCGGCGCAGGTGGCCTTCTTCGAGGGGCGCGGCGCTCCGGAGTTCGAGTGGAAGCTGTACGGCCACGACCGGCCGGCGGACCTCGGCGACCGGCTGCGCGCGGCGGGCTTCGTGCCGGAGCCGCCCGAGACGCTGATGGTGGGCCTGACGTCCGAGCTCGCGAAGCTGCCGGTGGAGCCGCCGGAGGGCATCACGCTGCGGGTGGTGACGGACGAGGCCGGCGTCGACCTGATGATGGAGGTCCATGCGGGCGCCTTCGGGACGGAGCGGCCGCGGATCCGGGAGCAGCTGCTCAGCAGGTTGCGCGAGGAGCCGGAGACCATCGCCGCTGTGCTCGCGATGGCGGGCGACACCCCGGTGAGCGCGGCCCGGATGGAGATGCGGCCGGGCAAGGCCTTCGCGGGCCTGTGGGGCGGCGGTACGGTCCCGCAGTGGCGCGGCCGCGGCATCTACCGGCTGCTGGTGGCCCACCGCGCCCGCGTGGCGGCGGAGCTCGGCATCCCGTACCTCCAGGTCGACGCGTCGGACGACAGCCGTCCGATCCTGGAGCGCCTGGGCTTCGGGGTGTTGGGCGTGACGGTGCCGTACCTGTGGACCGCCGCCTCGTAG
- a CDS encoding MMPL family transporter: MAVIARWCMRHRLFAVLIWLLALGGTAAAAVTAGSAFSNNYEVPGTESGRANALLREGFHGQGGDTDTIVWRAPDRQNVRTPDIEQRMTRALDAVAELPGVGSVAGPYGPGPENAARISPDGRTAYAVVTFDEQADSVPKAQARAVVDAAKNATTEAGGLQVELGGRAIQLTEAPTAHLAEVIGVAVAALVLFLAFGSLAASLLPIATALVSVGTAYFGITLLGHAMPVADFAPMLGTLIGLGVGIDYALFIVTRHRKGLARGSTVQEAAANAVATTGRAVVFAGATVCIALLGMLVLRLNFLNGVAIAASVTVVLTVAASVTLLPALLSYIGMRALSRRERRRLAAEGPRPEHTSGFAARWSSFVERHPKLLGVVATAVMVVLALPTLSLHLGTSDQGNNPAGSTTRQAYDLLAEGFGPGTNGPLTVVARLDGAGDRLAVDRLAQALRSTEGVASTGPAVLNRSGDTAVFTVVPDSAPQSRATSDLVDTLRRDVIPGAGQGNSMEVHVGGVTAAYDDFAEVIIGKLPLFVGVVIALGCVLLLLAFRSIGIPLKAAAMNVAAVASSFGVVVAVFQWGWGSELLGLGSAGPIEPFLPVIMVSVLFGLSMDYQVFLVSRMYEEWLATGDNRRAVRVGLAETSRVINSAAVIMISVFLAFVLSGDRIIAMFGIALAAAVALDAFVLRTLLVPALMHMLGGANWWLPAWLDRRLPRISIEPPEHRPHVALPRQRPAADPAANPAANPDGAEPATASR, encoded by the coding sequence TTGGCTGTAATCGCACGCTGGTGCATGCGCCACCGTCTCTTCGCCGTGCTCATCTGGCTGCTCGCACTCGGCGGGACCGCGGCTGCCGCAGTGACCGCCGGATCGGCGTTCTCCAACAACTACGAGGTCCCCGGCACCGAGTCCGGCCGGGCGAACGCCCTCCTGCGCGAGGGCTTCCACGGCCAGGGCGGCGACACCGACACCATCGTGTGGCGGGCCCCGGACCGGCAGAACGTGCGCACCCCGGACATCGAGCAGCGCATGACCCGGGCCCTCGACGCCGTCGCCGAACTCCCCGGCGTCGGATCGGTCGCCGGCCCCTACGGCCCGGGCCCCGAGAACGCCGCACGGATCAGTCCCGACGGGCGGACCGCCTACGCCGTGGTGACCTTCGACGAACAGGCGGACTCCGTACCCAAGGCGCAGGCCAGGGCGGTGGTCGACGCGGCGAAGAACGCCACCACCGAAGCCGGCGGACTCCAGGTCGAACTGGGCGGCCGGGCCATCCAGCTCACCGAGGCCCCCACCGCGCACCTCGCCGAGGTCATCGGCGTCGCCGTCGCGGCCCTGGTGCTCTTCCTCGCCTTCGGCTCGCTCGCCGCGAGCCTGCTGCCCATCGCGACCGCCCTGGTCAGCGTGGGCACCGCCTATTTCGGCATCACCCTCCTCGGCCACGCGATGCCGGTCGCCGACTTCGCCCCGATGCTCGGCACCCTCATCGGCCTCGGCGTGGGCATCGACTACGCGCTGTTCATCGTCACCCGGCACCGCAAGGGCCTGGCGCGCGGCAGCACCGTCCAGGAGGCGGCCGCGAACGCCGTCGCCACCACCGGCCGGGCCGTCGTCTTCGCCGGTGCGACCGTCTGCATCGCGCTTCTCGGCATGCTGGTGCTGCGGCTCAACTTCCTCAACGGCGTGGCGATAGCGGCCTCCGTGACGGTGGTCCTGACGGTCGCCGCCTCGGTCACCCTGCTGCCCGCCCTCCTCTCGTACATCGGCATGCGCGCCCTCTCGCGCCGCGAGCGCCGCAGGCTCGCCGCCGAGGGACCGCGGCCCGAGCACACCTCCGGATTCGCCGCCCGCTGGTCCTCCTTCGTCGAGCGGCACCCCAAGCTGCTGGGCGTGGTCGCCACCGCCGTCATGGTGGTGCTGGCCCTGCCCACCCTCTCCCTCCACCTGGGCACCTCCGACCAGGGCAACAATCCGGCCGGCTCCACCACCCGGCAGGCCTACGACCTGCTGGCGGAGGGATTCGGCCCCGGCACCAACGGCCCTCTCACCGTCGTGGCCCGGCTGGACGGCGCCGGCGACCGGCTCGCCGTGGACCGGCTGGCGCAGGCGCTGCGCAGTACCGAGGGCGTCGCCTCCACCGGGCCCGCGGTCCTCAACCGCAGCGGCGACACCGCCGTCTTCACCGTCGTACCCGACTCCGCACCGCAGTCCCGGGCCACGAGCGACCTCGTCGACACGCTCCGCCGGGACGTCATCCCCGGGGCCGGGCAGGGCAACTCCATGGAGGTCCACGTCGGCGGTGTGACGGCCGCCTACGACGACTTCGCCGAGGTCATCATCGGGAAGCTGCCGCTCTTCGTCGGCGTGGTCATCGCCCTCGGCTGCGTGCTCCTGCTGCTGGCCTTCCGGTCCATCGGCATCCCCCTCAAAGCGGCGGCCATGAACGTCGCCGCCGTCGCCTCCTCCTTCGGCGTCGTGGTCGCGGTCTTCCAGTGGGGCTGGGGCAGTGAGCTGCTGGGCCTGGGCAGCGCCGGCCCCATCGAACCCTTCCTGCCCGTGATCATGGTGTCCGTCCTGTTCGGACTGTCGATGGACTACCAGGTCTTCCTCGTCAGCCGGATGTACGAGGAGTGGCTGGCGACCGGTGACAACCGGCGGGCCGTGCGCGTGGGACTCGCCGAGACCAGCCGGGTCATCAACTCCGCCGCCGTCATCATGATCTCCGTCTTCCTGGCCTTCGTCCTGAGCGGCGACCGGATCATCGCGATGTTCGGCATCGCGCTCGCCGCGGCCGTGGCCCTCGACGCCTTCGTGCTGCGCACCCTCCTCGTCCCGGCCCTGATGCACATGCTCGGCGGGGCCAACTGGTGGCTGCCGGCCTGGCTCGACCGGCGCCTGCCCCGGATCAGCATCGAGCCTCCCGAACACCGCCCCCACGTGGCACTTCCGAGGCAGCGGCCCGCCGCGGACCCGGCCGCGAACCCGGCCGCGAACCCGGACGGCGCGGAACCCGCCACCGCCTCCCGCTGA
- a CDS encoding DinB family protein produces MERISPPLTGDERETLRTFLDYHRATLALKCEGLGDEELRRSSMPPSTLSLLGLVRHMAEVERHWFRRVVDGQDLPHLWSDTHDFQAAYDASDCTRAEAFAAWEGEVAHARRIEAAAESLDVTAYVPSWKEEASLRLVMLHLIHEYARHNGHADFLREGIDGTTGA; encoded by the coding sequence ATGGAACGCATCAGCCCGCCCCTGACCGGCGACGAACGCGAGACCCTCCGGACCTTCCTCGACTACCACCGGGCCACTCTCGCCCTGAAGTGCGAGGGCCTGGGCGACGAGGAACTGCGCCGCTCCTCGATGCCGCCCTCCACCCTGTCCCTGCTGGGGCTGGTCCGGCACATGGCCGAGGTCGAGAGGCACTGGTTCCGCCGCGTCGTCGACGGACAGGACCTCCCGCACCTGTGGTCGGACACCCACGACTTCCAGGCGGCCTACGACGCCTCCGACTGCACCCGCGCCGAGGCCTTCGCGGCCTGGGAGGGCGAGGTCGCACACGCCCGCCGCATCGAGGCCGCCGCCGAGTCCCTGGACGTGACCGCGTACGTGCCGAGCTGGAAGGAGGAGGCCTCGCTGCGCCTGGTGATGCTCCACCTCATCCACGAGTACGCCCGCCACAACGGGCACGCCGACTTCCTCCGCGAGGGGATCGACGGCACCACCGGCGCCTGA
- a CDS encoding helix-turn-helix transcriptional regulator, producing the protein MLGGVETRSVSPVFVGRADELAVLTDALTRAAGREPQAMLIGGEAGVGKTRLTEEFLCEADRRGAVVAVGGCVEIGAEGLPFAPFSTALRTLHRLLPQELATAAAGQEDELARILPELGDTPRGPHDEESTARLFELTARMLERLAAERTVVLVLEDLHWADTSTRHLLSYLFRTLVSGRLVIVATYRADDVHRRHPLRPLLAELDRLRTVQRIELSRFNRAEVRRQLAGILAAQPDEEFVDSVFDRSDGNAFFVEELVASRASGCRTGLTESLRDLLLVRVEVLPDETQSLVRIVAEGGSTVEYPLLRAVAGLSEDELIEALRAAVGANILLATPDGDGYRFRHSLVREAVSDDLLPGERARVNRRYAEAMEADGSLVRAEERAIRLASYWYQANDPAKALPAVLAASVAARRRHAYSEQLRLLERGLDLWDSAPQEVREALRPADYTEVYPPCGCDPATTALQRLDLLAEATVAARYGGERDRALKITKTALRLLEDDRDPLRAAWFWTERSRLIAGLGRGDGWEEIARAQDLVRGLPPSQVHAEVLVRAASWGMLHKPGPGNLAAAERAVEYARMVGAEETELNARITVGALLTDSGDAPGGLAEMRAVGERAAALGLTMLAGRAHINLTSQLESLGRSREAVELAEQGVELVRRSRLLDSEAWVCGNMAESLYSLGRWDEAAEAARRTLLVGQSAAPRGSASVRLAHLALARGELTEAAHRLAAAHTHFGTHETQPQHRIPLYRLAIGIAASESRIADVRTEMSAAAAYGFPLGQHRYAWPLLLAAASAEADARGLPAAEDGRDAALTVLRTAARSLATPVPVWTAHAEYVRAELLRAEARDTLADWVAVEKAVRPLERPYLLARACHRLAEALLAAGDRDPAAALLREAYATAERIGARRLREDLALLAQRARLPLTAAAPAAGPPVSEADPVEALGLTSRERDVLRLVAAGSTNRKIAEELFISPKTASVHVSNILAKLGVTGRGEAAALAHRLRLFAAPSPVSPRPEAARRGV; encoded by the coding sequence ATGCTCGGCGGCGTGGAGACCAGATCTGTCAGCCCGGTGTTCGTCGGCCGAGCCGACGAACTGGCCGTACTCACCGACGCACTGACCCGCGCAGCGGGCCGGGAACCGCAGGCGATGCTCATCGGGGGAGAGGCCGGAGTCGGCAAGACCCGCCTCACCGAGGAGTTCCTCTGCGAGGCGGACCGCCGCGGCGCCGTCGTCGCGGTCGGAGGCTGTGTGGAGATCGGGGCGGAGGGGCTTCCCTTCGCCCCGTTCTCGACGGCCCTGCGCACCCTGCACCGGCTGCTGCCCCAGGAGCTGGCCACCGCCGCCGCCGGCCAGGAGGACGAACTCGCGCGGATCCTCCCCGAACTCGGCGACACCCCGCGCGGCCCGCACGACGAGGAGAGCACCGCACGCCTCTTCGAACTCACGGCCCGGATGCTGGAGCGCCTCGCCGCCGAACGCACCGTCGTCCTCGTCCTGGAGGACCTGCACTGGGCGGACACCTCCACCCGGCACCTGCTCTCCTACCTCTTCCGCACCCTCGTCAGCGGCCGGCTCGTCATCGTCGCCACCTACCGCGCGGACGATGTGCACCGGCGCCACCCACTGCGCCCGCTCCTCGCCGAACTCGACCGGCTCCGCACCGTCCAGCGCATCGAACTGTCCCGCTTCAACCGGGCCGAGGTGCGCCGCCAGCTCGCCGGCATCCTGGCGGCGCAGCCCGACGAGGAGTTCGTCGACTCCGTCTTCGACCGATCGGACGGCAACGCCTTCTTCGTCGAGGAACTCGTCGCCTCCAGGGCGAGCGGCTGCCGCACCGGACTCACCGAATCCCTGCGCGACCTCCTCCTCGTCCGCGTCGAGGTGCTCCCCGACGAGACCCAGAGCCTGGTGCGCATCGTCGCGGAGGGCGGCTCCACCGTGGAGTACCCGCTGCTGCGCGCCGTCGCCGGGCTCTCCGAGGACGAGCTGATCGAGGCGCTGCGGGCCGCGGTCGGGGCCAACATCCTGCTCGCCACCCCCGACGGCGACGGCTACCGCTTCCGGCACTCGCTGGTCCGCGAGGCCGTCAGCGACGACCTGCTGCCCGGCGAGCGGGCCCGCGTCAACCGCCGCTACGCCGAGGCCATGGAGGCCGACGGATCCCTGGTCCGCGCCGAGGAACGGGCCATCCGGCTGGCCAGCTACTGGTACCAGGCGAACGACCCCGCCAAGGCACTGCCCGCCGTGCTCGCCGCATCCGTCGCGGCCCGCCGCCGGCACGCCTACTCCGAGCAGCTGCGTCTGCTGGAACGGGGCCTGGACCTCTGGGACAGTGCCCCCCAGGAGGTCCGCGAGGCGCTCCGCCCGGCGGACTACACCGAGGTGTACCCTCCGTGCGGCTGCGACCCCGCCACCACCGCGCTCCAGCGTCTCGACCTGCTGGCCGAGGCGACCGTCGCGGCGCGCTACGGCGGCGAACGCGATCGCGCCCTGAAGATCACGAAGACGGCGCTGCGCCTACTGGAGGACGACCGCGACCCGCTGCGGGCCGCCTGGTTCTGGACCGAGCGATCCCGGCTCATCGCCGGCCTCGGGCGCGGCGACGGCTGGGAGGAGATCGCCAGGGCGCAGGACCTCGTCCGGGGGCTGCCCCCGTCCCAGGTGCACGCCGAGGTCCTGGTCAGGGCCGCGAGCTGGGGCATGCTCCACAAGCCGGGCCCCGGCAACCTCGCCGCCGCCGAACGGGCGGTCGAGTACGCGCGCATGGTCGGCGCGGAGGAGACCGAGCTCAATGCCCGCATCACGGTGGGCGCCCTGCTCACCGACTCCGGCGACGCCCCGGGCGGCCTCGCCGAGATGCGGGCGGTCGGGGAACGGGCCGCGGCACTCGGACTCACCATGCTGGCCGGTCGTGCTCATATCAATCTCACCTCTCAGTTGGAAAGCCTGGGCCGGTCCCGCGAAGCCGTGGAACTGGCCGAACAAGGGGTCGAACTGGTCCGCAGGTCCCGGCTCCTGGACAGCGAGGCCTGGGTCTGCGGGAACATGGCCGAGAGCCTGTACAGCCTCGGCCGCTGGGACGAGGCCGCCGAGGCGGCCCGGCGCACCCTGCTCGTCGGCCAGAGCGCCGCCCCGCGCGGCTCCGCCTCCGTACGGCTGGCCCACCTGGCCCTGGCGCGGGGCGAGTTGACCGAGGCGGCCCACCGGCTCGCCGCGGCCCACACCCACTTCGGCACCCACGAGACCCAGCCCCAGCACCGGATACCGCTGTACCGGCTCGCGATCGGAATCGCCGCGAGCGAGAGCCGGATCGCGGACGTCCGCACCGAGATGTCCGCGGCCGCCGCCTACGGATTCCCGCTCGGGCAGCACCGCTACGCCTGGCCGCTGCTGCTGGCCGCCGCCTCCGCCGAGGCGGACGCCCGGGGGCTGCCCGCCGCCGAGGACGGCCGCGACGCCGCCCTGACCGTGCTGCGCACCGCCGCCCGCTCCCTCGCCACCCCGGTCCCCGTGTGGACCGCCCACGCCGAGTACGTTCGGGCCGAACTGCTGCGGGCCGAGGCCCGGGACACCCTCGCCGACTGGGTCGCCGTGGAGAAGGCCGTCCGCCCGCTGGAGCGCCCGTACCTCCTGGCCAGGGCCTGCCACCGGCTTGCGGAAGCCCTGCTGGCCGCCGGTGACCGGGATCCCGCGGCCGCCCTGCTCCGCGAGGCCTACGCCACCGCCGAGCGGATCGGCGCACGCAGGCTGCGCGAGGACCTGGCCCTGCTGGCGCAGCGCGCCCGGCTCCCGCTGACCGCCGCCGCCCCGGCCGCCGGCCCGCCCGTCTCGGAGGCCGACCCGGTCGAGGCGCTCGGGCTCACCAGCCGCGAGCGGGACGTGCTGCGCCTGGTGGCGGCCGGCAGCACCAACCGGAAGATCGCCGAGGAGCTCTTCATCTCCCCGAAGACGGCGAGCGTGCACGTCTCGAACATCCTGGCGAAGCTGGGCGTCACCGGCCGCGGCGAGGCGGCCGCCCTCGCCCACCGGCTGCGGCTTTTCGCCGCGCCCTCCCCGGTCAGTCCCCGTCCGGAGGCTGCTCGTCGAGGCGTATGA
- a CDS encoding DUF6191 domain-containing protein — protein MIEELFNPGRRNTDEEKKRLELSRTDVNDNDPGRGPIDLDSGKVLIRLDEQPPDGD, from the coding sequence ATGATCGAGGAGCTGTTCAACCCGGGGCGCAGGAACACGGACGAGGAGAAGAAGCGGCTGGAGCTGTCCCGGACCGACGTCAATGACAACGATCCGGGACGGGGTCCGATAGACCTCGACTCCGGCAAGGTGCTCATACGCCTCGACGAGCAGCCTCCGGACGGGGACTGA
- a CDS encoding GNAT family N-acetyltransferase: MAFAHTAEAARAWVHGWTLSRGAAEPVPRAWGFTIDVGLAGHVMRHVLHSADEVTVRRVTGHASAPGVWLKALVPPEILEAWLAPGWHLAGGAGYLMSASLPVAPTRARPGAPDGYRLDTWTRAGVTRALVRTADGAFAARGQVAVTGLGAVVDQVETDPAHQRRGLGRLVMARLTAAAAEQGATAGVLGATPDGRALYETMGWRTLAPLTGAVRGPDSSDT; encoded by the coding sequence ATGGCTTTCGCGCACACGGCCGAGGCCGCACGGGCATGGGTCCACGGTTGGACCCTTTCGCGCGGCGCAGCCGAACCGGTGCCCCGCGCCTGGGGTTTCACCATCGACGTCGGCCTGGCCGGACACGTCATGCGCCACGTCCTGCACTCCGCGGACGAGGTGACCGTCCGCCGGGTCACCGGGCACGCCAGCGCGCCCGGCGTCTGGCTGAAGGCACTCGTCCCGCCGGAGATCCTGGAAGCCTGGCTCGCCCCCGGCTGGCACCTCGCCGGCGGAGCCGGCTACCTGATGTCCGCCTCGCTGCCCGTCGCCCCCACCCGAGCCCGGCCCGGAGCACCCGACGGCTACCGTCTGGACACCTGGACCCGGGCCGGCGTCACCCGCGCCCTGGTGCGCACCGCCGACGGCGCTTTCGCCGCGCGCGGACAGGTCGCCGTCACCGGCCTCGGCGCCGTCGTCGACCAGGTGGAGACCGACCCGGCCCACCAGCGCCGCGGCCTGGGCCGCCTGGTGATGGCCAGGCTCACCGCAGCCGCGGCCGAGCAGGGCGCCACCGCAGGCGTGCTGGGCGCGACGCCGGACGGCCGGGCCCTGTACGAGACGATGGGTTGGCGCACACTGGCCCCGCTGACGGGCGCGGTACGGGGGCCGGACTCGTCCGACACCTGA